The genomic region CCCTTCCCCATTTTCATCTCTGGTTTGGAGGAGGAGCGTCAAGATATCAGTTTTTTCCTCGGGGTTAGCGTCTGGTTGCTCCAAAAATTGACGGCGATCACGAATTTCCTCGTAAATTAACTGTCGTAACTGTTCCCGTAAGCGGATAAATCTTCCCCAAGGACTCCAAGCCCCCCAATCTTTCTGGAGAAAGGGGAAAAACAAAAAGCTGGAACTAATTGGATAAGCAAAGGCGTCCAGCATCGTGCTCATCCGATGTTGAATTTGCGATAATCGCTCCCCTTCCCGCAGACCGAAAACAGCTTGCAGCATCACACCTAAGGTTAGGTCTTGCATTGGAGGACGCGCCACAATCGACTGACCGGGTTGCCAGGTCGCACTTACTTTTCGGGTAATGTCACAGATGAGCTGCCCGTAAGCCCGCAGGCGTTCACCATGGAACGAAGGCATCAAGAGTTTGCGTTGTCGCTGATGAGGCTGACCATCAAGCAGTAAGATGGAGCGATCGCCGACCATTGCCCGCAGGATACCATTGTTTTGCCCCGTTATCACTTGAGTGGAATCTAAAGCAAAGATTTCTTGCACCAAATTGGGGTCGCCCACATAAACTAGTGGTGGCGAAGTCTCCCCGCCAATTTTAAACACGGGACCATATCGCCGAACATTGTCCTCCATGTAAGCCGTTGGCTGAAGAATCAGGCGCAACAGTCGCAATGTCCGTCGTAGACCTTTCCCTTTCGGACCGTCAATTTCTTGATGTTCGGAGTGATTGATTTGGGTAGCCATCTTTACAAACTTTGTCATCATTATCAATCTATAGCAGTTCTGAATTAGGAAAATTGCTTTACTATTGAAAATCTTTTTTACTATTTCGACTGCTATGCGCGATCGCGGGAAAGATAAAGTCCCCAATATTGGCAAGCGACCCCGCGTCGGTGCAAGACGCAAGGGAATATTGTACAACCTTCGTAACAGAGTAAAAAATCCCGATCGCGCCAAGAAAAAATCCCACACTATCTCTCTTTTATCACTCTAGGCAGAAGAATAATGAAAACTATCCCAACAATCAACTAAACTGCTTAAACAAT from Cyanobacteria bacterium GSL.Bin1 harbors:
- a CDS encoding cytochrome P450, coding for MATQINHSEHQEIDGPKGKGLRRTLRLLRLILQPTAYMEDNVRRYGPVFKIGGETSPPLVYVGDPNLVQEIFALDSTQVITGQNNGILRAMVGDRSILLLDGQPHQRQRKLLMPSFHGERLRAYGQLICDITRKVSATWQPGQSIVARPPMQDLTLGVMLQAVFGLREGERLSQIQHRMSTMLDAFAYPISSSFLFFPFLQKDWGAWSPWGRFIRLREQLRQLIYEEIRDRRQFLEQPDANPEEKTDILTLLLQTRDENGEGMSDAELHDELVTLLLAGHETTTSALVWMLYWIHYIPEVETQLRAELATLGSAPDPIAITQLPYLTAVCQETLRIYPITPTTFVRVLHEPMSIAGYSFVAGTALMPATYIIHQRSDLYPDPKQFRPERFLNHQYAPHEYLPFGGGHRRCIGSALAMMELKLGVATLLHNFEFTLTRSRPLQPTRRGLTMAPPASMKLKVKDYAFR